ACACCGCGCCCGCATCGAAAATCCTGCGCGCGGCAGCCTCTGCCCGTTTGTAATGGAGGGCCGCGTCATAGGCATCAGCGGTCACGTTGCCGCAGTCGACGACCTTGATACTCCGGTTGTCCAGTAACGGGCCGCCGAGGTCCCAGTCATAGTGATTCAGCGTGTAACTCACATCCATGGCGGCTTGGCGCAGTGCGTCGGGCGCCCGGCTCTGATCGTTCGCCTGTTCCGGTGGCGAATAGGGCATGCCAAAGGGAATGCCCAGGATCGCGATGTCGGCGTCAAGTTTGTCGAGGTCGAGAGCAAGCGGAAAGTCGAGGAAGGTCGCGCACGGCTTGCCGGGCGCTTGGGTCAGGGTGTCGGTCATGGCGTCTCGTCTATTGGTTGGCACGTGAGGTAACCACAGCATGACCGCCCGGCGCCTAGAAGGCGACTCAGTTTACCTATTGGACATTTGCGGGCATCGTTAGGCCATGGCGACCCCCAGCATACTCGGCGGTCCGGCCGCGTGGCACGGCCGGGATCTCATGCTGGAGCGTGACTGGATACGCCCATTGTCGCCGGTCGCGCTCAGTGAGCTGGACGACGCGGTCACCGCGCTACACAGACGCCCTGCCGTGCTCCAGGATCTGAAACGTGGCGACTTTGCCTTCACCCGTCTCGCCATTGAATTGGCTGAGGCCGCCGACGAACTTGAAAACGGGCGTGGTGTTGTCAAGCTCACCGGCGTGCCGGTCGAGCGTTACGACGATGCCGATTTGCGCCGCCTGTTCTGGGGTCTCGGCCTTAACCTGGGCACGCCGGTTTATCAGAACGCCCATGGCGAAGTGATGGGGCTGATATGTGACGAGGGCGCGGAGGTTGGTGCCAAGCGCGGCCAGATGGTCGACAGAGATGGCGGCACGTTTTTGTCGTCGCGTGCCCGGGCGCAATCGACGCAGTTGCTGCGCTGGCACACCGACCGTACCGATGTGGTTGGTCTTCTGTGCGCCGGCGAGGCGGCCGAAGGCGGCACCAGCCGCGTCGCCAGCGCCGTCGCCATCCATGACGAAATGGTGCGCCGGCGCCCCGATCTCGCGGCTGTCCTCTACGACGACATCATGCGCAGCCGGCTGGGCGAGGAAGCTGGCGGTGTCGATGCGACCTATGCGTTGCCTGTGTTCGGCGTCCATGAGGGCCGGTTCTCCAGCCACTACTCCAGGACTTATGTCGAGGCCGCCCAGAACCTCGCCGGCGTGCCGACGATGCGCGACGACCAGTGGGCGGCGCTCGATCTTCTGGCCGAGCTGGGCGAGGAAATGTGTTTCGAGATGGAGCTGAAGAAGGGCGACATCCAGTTCCTCAACAACCACGTCATCTATCATGCCCGCGGCGCGTTCCGGGATGACCCGGCGGCCGGGCAAATCCGCCGCCTGTACCGCCTCTGGCTTGCTATGCCCAACAGTCGAGAGTTGCCGCCCGGCTACGACGTTCTCTTCGGCAGCCGCGAAGCCGGCGCGATTCGCGGCGGTATCCTGCAGGCAGACGACGGACGTCGCGCGCCGATGTAAGCTAGTTTGCGCCGTTGCCGGCCCACTCGCCCGCCCGGCCACCCCGAGGATGCTGCCATGGGTGGCCTCGGCGAAAACGCCTCTCGGCGTTTTGCCCCGGAGGAGGGGAGTGGGCTGTTGCCGCCGTCGCATGAGCGACACAACACCCTACAACGCGCTCGCCCAGTCGTGGCGGCGCGCCAGGCGCGTGAAGGTCTCGACCGTCGGCGTGTGGCGCCGCCCGGCGACGGTCAGCATGTGCACTGTGCGCGTCACCTCCGGTTCGACCAGGAGACGGGTCGTGATATCCGACATCATCGGCATGGACTCCGGCATGATTGAACATCCCATGCCGGCCTTGACCAGGGACTGGATCCAATCTTCGCGCCCGCTGCTGTAGCGAATGATCGGGCTGCCGCCCCAATCGCCGTCAAGCGCATCGAAGAAACTCTCGAACTCGCAGTTCAGGCGCTCCAGATAGGGTTCGCCAGCGAGTTCGGCGACGGGCACCGCGTTCATGCGGGCGAAGCGGTGATCTTTGGGAACGGCGACAACATAACGTTCGGAAAAGAGCGGCGTGGCGTCGATACGCTCGGGGTATGCGGCCAGGCCCGCCACCGCGATATCGATGTCACCATCCATCAGGCTGGCCACGACATCCTCGCCCGATGATTCGTGAAGCTTGAGATCAAGGGTCGGCAGTTCGTCTTCCAACTGACGCAGGATGGGGATCAGCCGGCGCGGTCCTACGGTGCACATGACCCCCAGCTTCAGCGGCGCCTTCTTGCGGGTGCGGAACGCTACCGCGTCCTTGGTCGCGCGCTGGGCCGATTCGACGACCTGCTCCAAGTGAGGCTTCATCATGCGGCCCAAATCAGTCAGGTGGGTCCGGGCCCGCTCGCGGCGGAACAGCTCGCCGCCCAGTTCATCTTCCAGCTTTTTGATCGCCTTGGTCAGCGACGGCTGGGCGACGTGGCACTGCTCTGCCGCGCGCGTGAAGTTGAGCGTCTCGCATACCGCCAGAAAATAGCGGGCCTGATGCATTTCCATGGGTGTTCTACTCCGTTGCCACCGACTGGTCCGTTCGCCCCACATGGCGATTCAGACGGCCAATCGCATCACTGATAACGGCGCGATCAAGCCCACGTTATGACCTTTGATAGCCCCAGGCTATTGAATTGAGGCCGACCCGATATTTCATCTTCGGCACAGCCACACCGATATCCCGACCACACTCAAAACTACTGGAGCTACCGATGTCCCTGCTTTCCCGCGCCGCCCATATGACGGCTTTTTCCACCGGCCTGCTGCTTGCCGCCAGCGCCGGTTCGGCCCAGGCCGCCGAAGATGTGACGGTTATCGAACTGACCCAGACCGGCTGCCAATTCATTGAGTCCGAAGGCAACATCGATCACGGCTATACGCCGACCGCCAAGGCCGACTGCGAAGAGATCAACGCTCAGACCGAGGGCGAGCGGATTGGCGACGACAACACGCTACACCTGAAGCCCGGCAAGTACGTCTTCCGCGTCACCAACACCGACGTTCCCTACATGCTCGGTTTCTACCTGCGTTCCGAGAGCGTGATCGACCGCCCCTTCCTGCCGTCCGTCTCCGGTGGCGGTCTGCACGAGGGTGTCACCCAGGACTATGAAATCGAGCTGACGGAAGGCGAGTACGTCTACTCCTGCCCGCTCAACATCACGCCCGACTACAAGTTGGTCGTCGAAGGCTAAGCGACGGCCTCGGCAAACTCTCGAACCTTGGGATCATGAAGACCATGTCACAGACCATTACGACAGATGTCTGCGTCATCGGTGCCGGGTCGGGCGGCCTTTCGGTTGCCGCCGGTGCCAGCCAGATGGGTGCCGATGTCGTGCTGATCGAAAAGCACAAGATGGGCGGCGACTGCCTGAACTACGGCTGCGTGCCCTCAAAGTCCCTGCTGGCCGCGGCCAAGGCGGCCCAGGCTGTGCGCAAGAGCGACCGATTCGGCGTCAACGGTCATGAGCCCGAAATCGACTTTGCCGCGGTGCACGATCACGTCCACGGCGTCATCAAGGCCATCGAACCGAACGACTCCGTCGAGCGATTCGAGGGTCTTGGCGTCAAGGTCATCCAGGGCGCCGGCCGTTTCACCGGTCCTCGCGAGGTCACCGTCGGCGATCAGGTCATCCGCGCCAAACGCTTCGTTATCTCGACCGGCTCGCGCGCTGTCGCACCGGCGATCCCCGGTCTGGACAACGTTTCCTACTTCACCAACGAGACGATCTTTGATCAGACCAGTTGTCCTGAACATCTGATCGTCATCGGCGGTGGTCCTATCGGCTGCGAGATGGCCCAGGCCCATCACCGGCTTGGCGCCCACGTTACGGTGCTTGAGCGCAGTCAGATCTTGCCCAAGGACGATCCCGATGCGGTCGCCGTCGTGCGCAAGCGTCTGATCGACGAAGGCGTTGATCTGCGTGAGGGCGCCGGCATTGTCCGCGTTGACAAGGACGGGAACGGCGTTGCCGTCACCCTGACCGATGGTGACGGTGAAGAGCGCATCACCGGCAGTCATCTGCTGGTTGCCGCCGGCCGCCAACCCAACCTGGATGGCCTGGACCTTGAGAAGGCCGGTGTCGAGTATGAGCGGCGCGGCATCAAGGTGGATGACCGTCTGCGTTCGACCAACAAACGCGTCTATGCCATCGGTGACGCGGCGGGTGGGTATCAGTTCACCCACATGGCGGGCTATCACGCCGGTATCGTCATACGAAACATCTTGTTCCGTCTGCCGGCCAAGGTCGACACCAAGGCGGTGCCCTGGGTCACCTACACCGACCCCGAACTGGCCCATGTCGGTCAGAACGAGGCTGTCGCCCGCGACCGCTTGGGCGACAAGGTCCGCACGGTTACCTGGTCGTTCGACGAGAACGACCGCGCCCAGGCAGAGCGCGCGACCGACGGTTTCATCAAGGTCGTGACCGATGCCAAGGGCCGGGTGTTGGGCGCCACCATCGTCGGCTTGAACGCCGGCGAGCTTATCCAGCCGTGGGTCCTGGCAGTCGGTCAGGGCATGAAGATCGGCGCCATGGCGTCGATGATCGCGCCTTATCCGACCTTGTCGGAGGTTTCCAAACGGGCCGCTGGCGCCTGGTACACGCCCCAGCTCTTTTCCGAACGGACACGCAAGGTCGTTCGCCTGCTACAGCGCCTGGGCTGAGACCCGGGCCAGCGGAGGAGATTGTTATGACCACGTCGCACGAAACCGTAAGCCCGGTGTCGCATGCCGCCAAGATCGGCGGGTTGGTCAAGCGCTGGCTGCCGGCCATCGTCTTGGTTGGCGCGATCGGCGCCGCGTTCGCCCTGGGCCTCGACAAGTACCTGACGCTCGATGCGTTGCGCGAGCATCGCTTCGAACTGCAGGCTTTCGTGGCCCAGAACGAGCTGGCCGCCATCGCGCTTTTCGTCCTGATCTATGCGGTCTCGACAGCGCTATCGCTGCCGGGCGCGACGATCCTGACCATCGCAGGCGGCTTCCTGTTCGGCATCTGGTTCGGCACCGCCTATGCCGTCATCGGCGCGACGATAGGCGCTACCGGTGTGTTCCTGGTCGCGCGCACGGCGATCGGCCAGTCATTGCGGCAGCGGGCGGGCCCGTGGTTCTCGAAGATGGAAGACGGTTTTCGCGACAACGCGCTCAGCTACATGCTGGTGCTCCGGCTGGTGCCGCTGTTCCCGTTCTTCGTCGTCAACCTGGTGCCGGCTTTCATGGGTATTTCGCTGCGCGTCTACGTCCTGGCGACCCTGATCGGCATCATCCCCGGCGCGTGGGTTTATGCTTCGGTCGGCGCTGGGCTGGGCAGCATCTTTGACAGCGCCGAGGAGGTTTCGCTGGGCAGCGTTCTGACGCCTGAACTGATCGCGGCCCTGGTCGGCCTTGCGCTGCTGTCACTCGCGCCGGTTGTCTACAAAAAGATCAAACGTCGACGCATTGCGGATCATGGTTAGATGGAACCGTTTGGCGGTTCCATCCGACCATGTGAATCCGCTCTCCATCTATGAGTAGAGCAGATTCACCTGTCTTGACGACATCGCGAAGCGATTTCATCAACGCAGGATCTGCTCTAAGTGATCTTGTTCACGATTTTCTGAGGTGGGACGGCGATTTAGCGCCGTCCCACCTTTGATTCTGCCTTCCCTTTGTCATGATTGTTCCGTACCAAGGGATGGTGGCTTGGTGCCGATTTGCGCCGGCCACGATCCGTAACTCCGAGCGAAGGCGCTGTGACGTGGGCAATGCGTCGAAACAGGACGTCACCCGCCGCCGGACCCTAGGCCTCTTGGCCGGTGGCGCCGGTACCGTCCTCGCGCCCTGGTCGGCCCCGGCTCTTGCTCAGGACACGACCTTTTTTCGCATCGGCACCGGCAGCACGGGCGGTACCTATTACCCGGTCGGCTCGGTCGTCGCGAACGTCATTTCCAAGCCGCCGGGGTCACGGGAATGCGGCAAGGGCGGCAGTTGCGGCGTGCCCGGCCTGGTGGCGGTCGCGCAAGCCACGGACGGGTCGATCGCGAACGTCGAGGCGATCAACGCGGGGACGCTCGAATCAGGGTTCTCCCAGTCCGATATCCTGTTCTGGGCCTATAACGGCAACGGCATCTTTGCCGATCAGGAACCGCTCGGGAATCTGCGGCTGATCGCCAACCTCTATCCGGAGGTCGTGCAGATCGTCGTGCGAAAGGGCGCCGGGATTACCTCGGTTGAGGAACTTGCCGGCAAACGCGTGTCACTGGACGCGCCGGGGTCGGGCACGCTGGCTGATGCCCGCATCATCCTTGGCGCTTATGGTCTTACCGAGAACGACTTTGATGCGATCTATCTGCAGTCGCCCCAGGCCATGAGCCTGATGCGCGATGGCGAGCTCGACGCGTTCTTTATCGTCGCCGGCGCGCCGACCGTATCGGTGTCGCGCTTGATCGCCGACGACGTCGCGACGCTGCTGCCGATCATCGACCAGCGCGCGATCGAAATCGTTATCGTCTATCCGTTCTTTTCCCTCTCCGCGGTTGCCTATCCGGAGACCGATATCGTTCCGACGCTCAGCGTCGGCGCCCAATGGGCGGTATCGGCGACCATTGATGACGAATTGGTCTATGGCATCACGAGCGCGCTGTGGAACGAACATAGCCGCGAGATCTTGGATGCCGGTCATCCAGTCGCCTCGGAGATCTCATTGCGCAATGCGCTGAAGGGAGCCGGCATTCCCCTGCACTCGGGAGCGCGGCGCTATTACGAGGAGATCGGCCTCGACGTCTCGCAAGTGCCGCTCGTCGGCGCCTGAGCGGCCTTAGTCTCGATCAGCTTCCGCTCACGGGGCCGGTGAAACAAACCGAACAAATCAGTACCCGCGATCCATATCAACCAGATTGAGCAGAGGGCGACCGTCCTTCATGCGCCGGTAGTTTTCGGCAATTTGCGGCGCGCACGTCTCGGCGATCGTGAGCGCCGCGACATGGGGGAAGGTCAGGATGCGTGGATGGAACCAGAAGGGATGGTCGGGCGCCATCGGTTCCTGAGTTTGGACATCCAGCGTGGCGCCGGCGATATGGCCGCCGTCGATGGCCGCAATCAGGTCGGACTCGACAATATGGGCGCCGCGCGCGCCGTTGACGATGAAGGCGCCCGGCTTCATTTGGGCGAGTGTCTCGGCGTTCAAGATGCCACGGGTCTCGTCGGTCAGCGGCAGGAGACAGACCACGATGTCGCAGCCAGCCAAGAACGCCGTCAGTTGATCAGCCCCGTGAAAGCACTGGACGCCTTCGATGTCCTTAGGCGATCTGCTCCAACCGGTGACCTGGTAACCCATGGGTAAGAGGGCACGCGCAACGCTGCCGCCGAGTTCGCCAAGGCCGAGCACGCCGACCGTCACGGCTGCCGGCGGCGCGACATCGATTTCTTCATACCGGCGCTCGCGATGCAGCGTGCGATAGTCGTCCCATCGCCTGTGGTGGTTTAAGACGGCCATGACACACCAAGCCGTCATCTGGCTCGTCATCGATGGGTCAACCAGGCGCGTCAACGGCACACCTTCGGGCAGATGGTGGCGTTCGCCAACCAGATGGTCGACGCCGGCGCCCAGAGAGGAGATCAGCTTCAGGTTGGGGAACGTTTTCAGCTGGTCGAGCGCCACGTGCCAGATCAGCGCCATCTCGATGTCGGCGGGATCACCGATTTCCGGATAGATGCGAAACTCGACATCGGGCAGGTGCTGGCGCATCAGGCTCTCCCAATGTTCGCCGTTCTCCCAACCGCTCATGTAGAGCATCGCCATGGCCGGTCACTCCCGCGTTTGCCGTTGGCGCGGACTATAGCCGCCCCGGGACGGGCGTGCAGCGGATTTGGTGTTCAGGTTGCGACGACGCCGGTCTCGGTTGCCTGCAGCTCGAAGGCGGCGGCCATCAACGCCTTCGTGTAGGCGGTCTCCGGCGCATCAAAGATGTTATCGGCCGCACCCTGTTCGACCACATTGCCGTCCTTCAAGACGACGACCTTATGGCTCATGGCGCGCACGACTTTCAGGTCGTGGCTGATGAAGAGATAGGCGAGCTTGTGGTCGCGCTGCAGTTTGCGCAGCAACTCGACGATCTGGGCCTGAACCGACATGTCGAGCGCGCTGGTCGGCTCGTCCAACACGACAAAGCGCGGCTTCAACACCATGGCGCGGGCAATCGCGATACGCTGGCGCTGACCGCCCGAGAATTCATGCGGGTAGCGATCCATCATCGCTGCTTCCAAGCCCACTTCCTCCAGCGCTTCGGCGACCCGATCGCGGCGCTCCGTGTCACTCTTGCCAAGTCCGTGAACCTTTAGGCCCTCGGCGACGATGTCCTTGATCGACATCCTGGGACTCAAGGAACCGTAAGGATCCTGAAAGACGATCTGCATCTCGCGGCGTAGCGGCCTGAGCTCCTTGAAGCCCATACCCTGTATCTCGTCGCCGCCGAAGCGAATGTCACCCTTGCTCGCAATCAGGCGCAGGATGGCCATGCCCAATGTGGTCTTGCCGGATCCAGACTCGCCGACCACACCGACCGTCTCGCTCTCCTTCAGATTAATGGTGACGCCGTCGACCGCCTTGATGTTGTCGACCGTGCGCCGCAGCACGCCGCCCTTGACCGGAAAGTAGACCTTGACGTCGTCGGCCTCGATGACTTCGGGCGCGCCTTGGGGTACCGGATCGGGGCGGCCCCGTGGCTCCGACGCCAGAAGGTGGCGCGTGTACTCATGCTGGGGATTGTCGAACACATCCGACACCGGCCCGGCCTCGACAATCTGGCCGTCATTCATGACGCAGACCCGATCGGCGAAGTGGCGCACGATGTTGAGGTCGTGGGTGATGAACAGCATTGCCATGCCGAGACGGTCCTGCAGTTCCTTCAAGAGTTTCAGGATCTGCGCCTGAATGGTGACGTCGAGCGCGGTGGTCGGTTCGTCGGCGATTAGCACATCCGGGTCGTTGGCCAGCGCCATGGCGATCATTACCCGCTGGCGCTGACCGCCGGAAAGCGTGTGGGGATAGTCGCCCAGCCGGCCCTTAAGGTTGGAAAGTCCGACGAGATCGAGCAGTTCCAGGATGCGTTTGCGGGCGTCCGACCGGTTCATGCCCTTGTGCAGCAGAAGTGCCTCGCCGATCTGCTTCTCGATCGTGTGCAACGGGTTCAGCGAGGTCATCGGCTCCTGGAAGATCATCGAGATTTGGTTGCCGCGAATATCGCGCAGCTGCCGGTCGCTCGCTCCGACCATCTCTTCGCCATTGTAGACGATGCTGCCTTTGGGATGGCTCGCGGTCGGGTAGGGCAGAAGCTGCAGGATCGAGAGCGCGGTCACCGACTTGCCGGAGCCAGATTCGCCGACCAGGGCGACGGTCTCGCCTTTGTCGAGGTCGAAGGAAACACTGCGCACGGCATCGATTTCGCGCTTTTCGACGCGGAAACGAGCGGTGAGGTCGCGTACTTGCAAAAGACTCATTGCGGCATTTTCCTTGGATCGAAGGCGTCGCGCACGGCTTCACCGATGAATATCAGAAGGCTCAGCATGATGGCGATGACAAAGAACGCGCTCAACCCGAGCCACGGCGCCTGCAGGTTAGCACGTCCCTGGTTCAAGAGCTCACCCAGAGATGGCGAGCCCGGCGGCAGGCCAAGGCCCAGGAAGTCGAGCGAGGTCAAGGTGACGACGGACCCGTTCAGGATGAACGGCAGGAAGGTGAGCGTCGAGACCATCGCGTTGGGCAGGGCGTGGCGGTACATGATAATGCCATCGCGCACGCCCAGCGCCCTTGCCGCCCGCACATAGTCGAGATTGCGGACGCGCAGAAACTCCGCTCTGACTAGCCCGACCAGCGCTGTCCAACTGAACAGCATCATGATCAGGAGGAGTGTCCAGAAGCCGGGGATGATGACGCTGGCCAGGATGATCAGGATGTAGAGAACCGGGATGCCGGACCACACCTCCAGCGCGCGCTGGCCCAGCAGATCGACCCAGCCGCCGCGATAGCCCTGGATCGCGCCGACGGCGACGCCGATGACGGAGGACACGAACGTCAGCGCCAGACCGAACAGGACGGATATGCGGAAGCCATAGATCAGGCGGGCGACGACATCGCGCCCCTGGTCATCGGTACCCAGCCAGTTTTCCGCCGTTGGCGGGCTCGGTGCGGGCGAAGGCAGGTTGTAGTTGATGGTGTTGTAGCTGTAGGGCACCAGCGGCCAGACCATCCAGCCCTTCTCGTTGATCAGATCCTCAACGAAGGGGTCGCGGTAGTCGGCTTCTGTCTCGAAGTCGCCGTCGAATGTGGTCTCGGGATAGGCGTTGAGGATCGGCAGATAAACGCCGCCGTCGTACCAGATGAGAAGCGGCTTATCGTTGGCGACGAACTCTGCCGGCAGGGTAAAGAAGAACAGCACCAGGAAGATCCAGAACGACCAATAGCCGCGCCGGTTGGCGCGAAATTGCTGCAGGCGCCGCTGGTTGAGGGGATCGAGGTTGACCAGCGCCATATCAGCCGACGTCCCGGCTTTCGAAATCGATGCGCGGATCGATGACGACGTACATCAAGTCGCCGACCAGGTTCATGATCAGCCCCAGAAGGGTGAACATGTAGAGCGTGGCGAACATGACGGGGTAATCGCGATTGATCGCGGCCTCGTAGCCAAGCAGGCCAAGACCATCCAGCGAGAAGATAATCTCAATCAGGAGCGCGCCGGTGAAGAGGATGCCGATGATGGCGCCGGGAAAGCCGGCGATCACGATCAACATGCCGTTGCGAAAGACATGCCGGTAGAGCACCTGGCGTTCGGCCAACCCCTTGGAGCGTGCTGTCACCACATACTGGCTCTTAATCTGATCCAAGAACGAGTTTTTGGTCAGCATGGTTAGCGTCGCGAAGCTGCCGATGATGAGTGCCGTCAGCGGCAGCACGAGATGCCAGAAGTAGTCGAGGATCTGATTGATCAGCGACATGTCATCCCAGCCAGGCGAGGTCAGGCCGCGCAACGGGAACCATTTGAAGTAGGAGCCGCCGGCGAAAACGACGATTAGCAGAATGGCGAACAGGAAGCTGGGGATCGCGTAACCCAAAATGATCGCGCCGCTTGACCAGATGTCGAACTTGCTGCCGTCGCGCACGGCCTTCGTAATGCCAAGCGGGATCGAGACCAGATAGACAATGATGGTGGTCCACAATCCAAGCGAGATCGAGACCGGCAGCTTGTCGATCAGCAGGTCGATGACGCTGCGGTCGCGAAAGGCACTGTTGCCGAAGTCGAAGGAAAGGTAGTTCCCCATCATCAGCAGGAACCGCTCGACCGGCGGTTTGTCGAGGCCGTACTGCCTCTCCAGTTCGGCAATGAACGCGGGGTCGAGACCCTGCGCGCCGCGATAGACGTTGTCGCCGCCGGCACCCGTCGATGAGCCGGTAGTAGCGGCGACTTCGCCACTGGCGCCGGAGAACCGCGCTGTCGCGTCGACGCCGGTTCCTTGCAGTTCCGCGATCAGCCGCTCGACCGGACCGCCGGGAACGAACTGCACAATCACGAAATTCACCACCATGATGGCGAACAGCGTCGGAACGATCAGCAGCAGGCGCCGAACGATATAGGCCAGCATGGCGGTGCCCCGGTCTCCTGGGCGCCTATTCCTTCAGTTCCTCTTCGGCTTCTTCAAGTTCCGTGGCCAGACCGGGGTCGATCCACCAGGTGTTGATACCCAAACCAAAGCGTGGCGGGATCTCCGGGCTTTCGAACTTGTTCCAATAGGCGACGCGGAAGACCTGCACGTGCCAGTTCGGAATCACGTAGTGGTTCCACAACAGAACCCGGTCGAGTGCGCGCGTCGCGGTAACCAGTGACTCCCGGTCCTCGGCGAAGATGACCTCGTCGATCAGAGCGTCGACGACGGGATTCTTGATGCCGATCACGTTACGGCCCCCGTCGATGTCGGCGGACTCCGAACTCCAGAAGTCCCTTTGCTCGTTGCCCGGTGATTGCGACTGTCCGAACACCTCGACCGTCATGTCAAAGTCGAACGTGTCCATCCGGTTCTGGTACTGCGCCGCGTCGACCGTGCGCAGGTTTGCCTTTATGCCAAGC
This Pseudomonadota bacterium DNA region includes the following protein-coding sequences:
- a CDS encoding TauD/TfdA family dioxygenase; the protein is MATPSILGGPAAWHGRDLMLERDWIRPLSPVALSELDDAVTALHRRPAVLQDLKRGDFAFTRLAIELAEAADELENGRGVVKLTGVPVERYDDADLRRLFWGLGLNLGTPVYQNAHGEVMGLICDEGAEVGAKRGQMVDRDGGTFLSSRARAQSTQLLRWHTDRTDVVGLLCAGEAAEGGTSRVASAVAIHDEMVRRRPDLAAVLYDDIMRSRLGEEAGGVDATYALPVFGVHEGRFSSHYSRTYVEAAQNLAGVPTMRDDQWAALDLLAELGEEMCFEMELKKGDIQFLNNHVIYHARGAFRDDPAAGQIRRLYRLWLAMPNSRELPPGYDVLFGSREAGAIRGGILQADDGRRAPM
- a CDS encoding LysR family transcriptional regulator, whose protein sequence is MEMHQARYFLAVCETLNFTRAAEQCHVAQPSLTKAIKKLEDELGGELFRRERARTHLTDLGRMMKPHLEQVVESAQRATKDAVAFRTRKKAPLKLGVMCTVGPRRLIPILRQLEDELPTLDLKLHESSGEDVVASLMDGDIDIAVAGLAAYPERIDATPLFSERYVVAVPKDHRFARMNAVPVAELAGEPYLERLNCEFESFFDALDGDWGGSPIIRYSSGREDWIQSLVKAGMGCSIMPESMPMMSDITTRLLVEPEVTRTVHMLTVAGRRHTPTVETFTRLARRHDWASAL
- a CDS encoding mercuric reductase gives rise to the protein MSQTITTDVCVIGAGSGGLSVAAGASQMGADVVLIEKHKMGGDCLNYGCVPSKSLLAAAKAAQAVRKSDRFGVNGHEPEIDFAAVHDHVHGVIKAIEPNDSVERFEGLGVKVIQGAGRFTGPREVTVGDQVIRAKRFVISTGSRAVAPAIPGLDNVSYFTNETIFDQTSCPEHLIVIGGGPIGCEMAQAHHRLGAHVTVLERSQILPKDDPDAVAVVRKRLIDEGVDLREGAGIVRVDKDGNGVAVTLTDGDGEERITGSHLLVAAGRQPNLDGLDLEKAGVEYERRGIKVDDRLRSTNKRVYAIGDAAGGYQFTHMAGYHAGIVIRNILFRLPAKVDTKAVPWVTYTDPELAHVGQNEAVARDRLGDKVRTVTWSFDENDRAQAERATDGFIKVVTDAKGRVLGATIVGLNAGELIQPWVLAVGQGMKIGAMASMIAPYPTLSEVSKRAAGAWYTPQLFSERTRKVVRLLQRLG
- a CDS encoding TVP38/TMEM64 family protein translates to MTTSHETVSPVSHAAKIGGLVKRWLPAIVLVGAIGAAFALGLDKYLTLDALREHRFELQAFVAQNELAAIALFVLIYAVSTALSLPGATILTIAGGFLFGIWFGTAYAVIGATIGATGVFLVARTAIGQSLRQRAGPWFSKMEDGFRDNALSYMLVLRLVPLFPFFVVNLVPAFMGISLRVYVLATLIGIIPGAWVYASVGAGLGSIFDSAEEVSLGSVLTPELIAALVGLALLSLAPVVYKKIKRRRIADHG
- a CDS encoding TAXI family TRAP transporter solute-binding subunit, giving the protein MGNASKQDVTRRRTLGLLAGGAGTVLAPWSAPALAQDTTFFRIGTGSTGGTYYPVGSVVANVISKPPGSRECGKGGSCGVPGLVAVAQATDGSIANVEAINAGTLESGFSQSDILFWAYNGNGIFADQEPLGNLRLIANLYPEVVQIVVRKGAGITSVEELAGKRVSLDAPGSGTLADARIILGAYGLTENDFDAIYLQSPQAMSLMRDGELDAFFIVAGAPTVSVSRLIADDVATLLPIIDQRAIEIVIVYPFFSLSAVAYPETDIVPTLSVGAQWAVSATIDDELVYGITSALWNEHSREILDAGHPVASEISLRNALKGAGIPLHSGARRYYEEIGLDVSQVPLVGA
- a CDS encoding glyoxylate/hydroxypyruvate reductase A, translated to MAMLYMSGWENGEHWESLMRQHLPDVEFRIYPEIGDPADIEMALIWHVALDQLKTFPNLKLISSLGAGVDHLVGERHHLPEGVPLTRLVDPSMTSQMTAWCVMAVLNHHRRWDDYRTLHRERRYEEIDVAPPAAVTVGVLGLGELGGSVARALLPMGYQVTGWSRSPKDIEGVQCFHGADQLTAFLAGCDIVVCLLPLTDETRGILNAETLAQMKPGAFIVNGARGAHIVESDLIAAIDGGHIAGATLDVQTQEPMAPDHPFWFHPRILTFPHVAALTIAETCAPQIAENYRRMKDGRPLLNLVDMDRGY
- a CDS encoding ABC transporter ATP-binding protein — encoded protein: MSLLQVRDLTARFRVEKREIDAVRSVSFDLDKGETVALVGESGSGKSVTALSILQLLPYPTASHPKGSIVYNGEEMVGASDRQLRDIRGNQISMIFQEPMTSLNPLHTIEKQIGEALLLHKGMNRSDARKRILELLDLVGLSNLKGRLGDYPHTLSGGQRQRVMIAMALANDPDVLIADEPTTALDVTIQAQILKLLKELQDRLGMAMLFITHDLNIVRHFADRVCVMNDGQIVEAGPVSDVFDNPQHEYTRHLLASEPRGRPDPVPQGAPEVIEADDVKVYFPVKGGVLRRTVDNIKAVDGVTINLKESETVGVVGESGSGKTTLGMAILRLIASKGDIRFGGDEIQGMGFKELRPLRREMQIVFQDPYGSLSPRMSIKDIVAEGLKVHGLGKSDTERRDRVAEALEEVGLEAAMMDRYPHEFSGGQRQRIAIARAMVLKPRFVVLDEPTSALDMSVQAQIVELLRKLQRDHKLAYLFISHDLKVVRAMSHKVVVLKDGNVVEQGAADNIFDAPETAYTKALMAAAFELQATETGVVAT
- a CDS encoding ABC transporter permease, producing MALVNLDPLNQRRLQQFRANRRGYWSFWIFLVLFFFTLPAEFVANDKPLLIWYDGGVYLPILNAYPETTFDGDFETEADYRDPFVEDLINEKGWMVWPLVPYSYNTINYNLPSPAPSPPTAENWLGTDDQGRDVVARLIYGFRISVLFGLALTFVSSVIGVAVGAIQGYRGGWVDLLGQRALEVWSGIPVLYILIILASVIIPGFWTLLLIMMLFSWTALVGLVRAEFLRVRNLDYVRAARALGVRDGIIMYRHALPNAMVSTLTFLPFILNGSVVTLTSLDFLGLGLPPGSPSLGELLNQGRANLQAPWLGLSAFFVIAIMLSLLIFIGEAVRDAFDPRKMPQ
- a CDS encoding microcin C ABC transporter permease YejB; the protein is MLAYIVRRLLLIVPTLFAIMVVNFVIVQFVPGGPVERLIAELQGTGVDATARFSGASGEVAATTGSSTGAGGDNVYRGAQGLDPAFIAELERQYGLDKPPVERFLLMMGNYLSFDFGNSAFRDRSVIDLLIDKLPVSISLGLWTTIIVYLVSIPLGITKAVRDGSKFDIWSSGAIILGYAIPSFLFAILLIVVFAGGSYFKWFPLRGLTSPGWDDMSLINQILDYFWHLVLPLTALIIGSFATLTMLTKNSFLDQIKSQYVVTARSKGLAERQVLYRHVFRNGMLIVIAGFPGAIIGILFTGALLIEIIFSLDGLGLLGYEAAINRDYPVMFATLYMFTLLGLIMNLVGDLMYVVIDPRIDFESRDVG